The Dehalococcoidales bacterium sequence GATCTTTTGCATCCAACGACTATAGCCTCTCGGATAATAACTTTCCACATATATCTGTTTCATTACAAAGACTCCCGGTTATCACCTCCCCGGGAGTCCAATATGTATCTGAACTTTTGCACAGGTTGTAGGCATTCTTCAAGTAATTTATAATCAATTAAGAGACTATGAATACTAACCTTGAAATAGAACTGTTTGAGCAGACGGGCAAGAGGCTCAAACTCAAAAATCCCCTGTTGCTTGCCTCGGGTACTTGCGGCTATGCCGTTGAGCTGGATAGTTTTATGGACTTATCTTCTCCTGGAGCCTTTATTTCCAAAGGTACAACGCTCCACGCCAGGGAAGGCAACTCGCAGCCGCGCATAGCAGAAGTTGGAAATGGTATACTGAACGCCATAGGGCTGGAGAATATCGGAATTGAGGCACTGGTTAAGGACAAAGCTCCAGCTTGGCAGCGACTGGGGATAAAGGTTTTTGTTAACGTGGCTGGGTCCACCATCGATGAGTATTCTGATGTAGCTATGCGCCTCGATGGAGTTGGCGGCATTGCAGGTATTGAGCTCAATATAAGCTGTCCAAACGTGAAAGCTGGCGGCATAGAATTCGGCCTCAAACCGGAAACCGCAGCAGCAGTAACCACTGCTGTCAGAAAAGCCACCACTTTACCCCTTATTGTCAAGCTATCCCCGGGATCAGGTTGCACGGGGGAAATCGCTCAAGCGGTTGCATACGCAGGAGCGGATGCTGTTACACTTATCAATACCTTCAAGGGGATGTCTATTGACATACAAAAACGCAAACCCTTGCTGGGCAATGTAACAGGCGGTCTGTCCGGCCCAGCTCTCAAACCAGTAGCACTTGCAATGGTTTATGATATAGCCCGTTTAATAGATATTCCTATAATTGCATGCGGAGGTATATCTACAGCAGAAGATGCTATTGAGTTCATAATGGCGGGCGCCAGCGCGTTCCAAGTCGGAACTGCGTTCATGATTGATCCCTCTATACCTTCCAAAATAATTTCTGGTATACAACAGTTCTTGTCAGAGCAGGGAATAAATAATGTGGCTGGAATTAAAGGCTGTGCCCAAATCTGATAAGCTGAAAACAATTTTTATCAGAAGTACTTCAATCCTGGCATGTGCAATATGCCTGGTTATTGGTATTATTCTGGTATTCCCCCCAACCTATGTCATCAAAGGTGAAAATGATCCTTCTGACAAATTCGCACAGATGAATGCACTGGTTGAGCAAATTATGACCGAAGATGCTATTCCCGGAGCTTCGGTAGTTGTAGTAAAGGGAGATGAAACAGTTTTCGCCCAAGGCTACGGCATCACCAGCATAGAAAATCCCCAGCCGGTTAATGAAAATACCGTTTTCATTCTTGCCAGTGTATCAAAATCATTTACTGCTCTGGGCGTATTGTTACTCAGAGATAAGGGCATCCTTGATATAAATAAGCCTGTAGTATTCTACCTGCCTGATTTCAAGCTTTCAGACAAAAATGCCTCATCTGAAATTACTATACGCCAGCTGCTTACCCACACAAGCGGAATTCCAGGAGCATTGGCAGAACCTCAGGGATACTTCAACGGGCTTGATGCCATGGATAAAATGGTTAGTGATCTCGAAGGACTCAGTCTCAACAATCCCCCCGGTCAAGTATTTGAATATTCAAACCTGAATTATTTCCTGTTGGGGGCAGTAGTAGAGGCTGTCACAGGGCAAAAATTTGAAGATTATATGGCAGAAGCAGTATT is a genomic window containing:
- a CDS encoding dihydroorotate dehydrogenase, translated to MNTNLEIELFEQTGKRLKLKNPLLLASGTCGYAVELDSFMDLSSPGAFISKGTTLHAREGNSQPRIAEVGNGILNAIGLENIGIEALVKDKAPAWQRLGIKVFVNVAGSTIDEYSDVAMRLDGVGGIAGIELNISCPNVKAGGIEFGLKPETAAAVTTAVRKATTLPLIVKLSPGSGCTGEIAQAVAYAGADAVTLINTFKGMSIDIQKRKPLLGNVTGGLSGPALKPVALAMVYDIARLIDIPIIACGGISTAEDAIEFIMAGASAFQVGTAFMIDPSIPSKIISGIQQFLSEQGINNVAGIKGCAQI